The Brachyspira hyodysenteriae ATCC 27164 sequence CTAGAAATGACAGATATAATTTTTTTGAAGAACTTCATAATAAAAAAATATACGACTATTTATTAATAGCACATAATAAAGATGATTTAGCTGAAACTATAATTTACAGAATGATTAAAGGGGCTGGAACTAATGTCTATAAAAGTTTAAGAGATAAAAAAGGATACATCTTAAGACCTATTTTAAATTTCTATAGAAAAGATATTGAAGCGTATGCTAGAAATAATAATCTTGAACATAGAGAAGATGTTTCAAATAAAAAAAATTATTATTCTAGAAACAAGATAAGAAATTTGATAATACCAATGCTTGAAGAAATAAATACAAATGCTAAAAACAATATTATAAGATTTGCAAAAAGAAGCTATGAAGAAACATATATATTAAGAAAAAAAATTAATAAATTATACAAAAAAAATATATATAAAAAAAATACTAAACTTAATATAGAAAAAATAAAAAATACTAATGAACTTTTTATAAAAAAAATCATAGTTAAATTTTTAGCCAAAAATAATATAGAGATAACGGAGAAAAGAGTTTCAGAAATATTAAAAGTGATAAAATCAGATAAACCGAATATAAAATTAAGACTAGATAATTTTTATTTGATAAAAGAATATAATTATATTAATATAAAAGCTATAGAAAAAAAACTTGATAATACGAAAACAAATAATTTTATAAGAATTGAAAAAGATGGAATATATAATTTTTTAAATAAAAAAATAGAAATAAAAACTGTATTAAATAAAAATATTAATTATAAGGATAATATGTATATAAAAGCAGATTATCCATTAATAATAAGAAATAAAAAAGAATCTGACTTTATAAATGCTTATCCTAATGGAAATAAAAAATATTTAAGAAAAATTTTCATAGATTTAAAAATACCTTTGTATGAGAGAGAATTAATACCAATAATAACTTCAGAAAATGATGATATACTAGCATTATATTTAGAGCCTTACGGATTAAATAGA is a genomic window containing:
- the tilS gene encoding tRNA lysidine(34) synthetase TilS, encoding MLKETYNFLISNIDDIKNKTLAVAYSGGIDSQVLLNIAYRLKDELSFNLIIIHVNYNLRGEDSTNDELFARDMAKKYNIEIYVKEIKPNSYNGKNIQLEARNDRYNFFEELHNKKIYDYLLIAHNKDDLAETIIYRMIKGAGTNVYKSLRDKKGYILRPILNFYRKDIEAYARNNNLEHREDVSNKKNYYSRNKIRNLIIPMLEEINTNAKNNIIRFAKRSYEETYILRKKINKLYKKNIYKKNTKLNIEKIKNTNELFIKKIIVKFLAKNNIEITEKRVSEILKVIKSDKPNIKLRLDNFYLIKEYNYINIKAIEKKLDNTKTNNFIRIEKDGIYNFLNKKIEIKTVLNKNINYKDNMYIKADYPLIIRNKKESDFINAYPNGNKKYLRKIFIDLKIPLYERELIPIITSENDDILALYLEPYGLNRISKNAAVNKDDEYILEINVYYDKE